A DNA window from Natronosalvus rutilus contains the following coding sequences:
- the acnA gene encoding aconitate hydratase AcnA, translating to MNEPSPFDAIREFEFDGTSYKMADLTVLEDKGLCELDQLPVSIRVLLESVLRNVDGETITAEDVRNAASWEPEVPNVELPFTPSRVVLQDLTGVPAVVDLAALRSAVDRKGTDPTIVEPDVPCDLVIDHSVQVDYFGSEDAYERNVELEYERNGERYRSLKWAQQAFDDFRVVPPGTGIVHQVNLEYLGRVVHARERKGKEWLLPDTLVGTDSHTPMIGGIGVVGWGVGGIEAEAAMLGQPITMKLPEVVGVRLTGELPEGATATDLVLHVTEQLREVGVVDRFVEFFGPGVSNLTVPDRATIANMAPEQGSTISMFPVDEATLEYLELTGRDEQHIGLVREYLDAQGLFGEQNPEYTEAVELDLSTITPSLAGPKRPQDRVPMGDMKTHFRGLVHGEFEDELDDIDEDAITRWISESSGSDDDRPDPDLPEPDVGDLTDRVEVNVNGEKTEIGHGSVVVSAITSCTNTSNPSVMLAAGLLARNAVECGLDVPAYVKTSLAPGSRVVTEYLEASGLLPYLEDLGYNVVGYGCTTCIGNAGPLPEPIERAIDAEDLWTTSVLSGNRNFEARIHPKIRANYLASPPLVVAYGLAGRMDIDLEHDPLGTDDDGNPVYLSDIWPDTDEIHAAVHDSVDSSMFKEKYAEVFEGDERWESLDAPTGDVYEWDDSSTYIREPPFFRDFPLEKPGVEDIDGARTLMLLGDTVTTDHISPAGPFSREQPAGEWLADHGVEPHEFNTYGARRGNHEVMMRGTFANVRIENEMLDDVEGGYTIHHPTGDQTTVFETSRRYRENDTPLVVFAGEELGTGSSRDWAAKGTDLLGVRATIAESYERIFRDNLVGMGVLPLQFVDGDSWESLGLDGSERVAIHGLDDGLDVNDELTVVTERADGSTVEFPVTAQVGTPAAVRYVENGGILHLVLRRLLTE from the coding sequence ATGAACGAACCGTCTCCATTCGACGCAATCCGCGAATTCGAGTTCGACGGTACCTCCTACAAGATGGCCGATCTCACAGTCCTCGAAGACAAGGGTCTCTGTGAACTCGACCAGCTCCCCGTCAGTATCCGCGTTCTCCTCGAGTCCGTTCTCCGCAACGTCGACGGGGAAACGATAACCGCCGAGGACGTTCGCAATGCCGCCTCGTGGGAACCAGAGGTCCCAAACGTCGAACTCCCATTCACGCCCTCCCGAGTCGTTCTACAGGACCTCACCGGTGTCCCTGCCGTGGTCGACCTCGCAGCACTCCGATCAGCGGTCGATCGCAAGGGTACAGATCCAACCATCGTCGAGCCGGACGTCCCGTGCGACCTCGTGATCGACCACAGCGTGCAGGTCGACTACTTCGGCTCCGAGGATGCCTACGAACGCAACGTCGAACTGGAGTACGAGCGCAACGGTGAGCGGTACCGTTCCCTCAAGTGGGCCCAACAGGCGTTCGACGACTTCCGCGTCGTCCCGCCGGGGACTGGTATCGTCCACCAGGTGAACCTCGAGTACCTCGGCCGGGTTGTCCACGCCCGCGAGCGGAAGGGGAAAGAGTGGCTCCTGCCGGACACGCTCGTGGGGACAGACAGCCACACGCCAATGATCGGCGGTATCGGCGTCGTCGGCTGGGGTGTCGGCGGCATCGAAGCTGAAGCCGCGATGCTCGGCCAACCGATCACGATGAAACTCCCCGAAGTGGTCGGGGTCCGGCTCACCGGCGAACTTCCCGAGGGAGCGACCGCGACCGATCTCGTCCTTCACGTTACTGAGCAGCTTCGGGAGGTCGGCGTCGTCGATCGGTTCGTCGAATTCTTTGGCCCCGGTGTGTCGAATCTCACCGTTCCAGACAGGGCGACCATCGCGAACATGGCGCCCGAACAGGGCTCGACCATCAGTATGTTCCCCGTCGACGAAGCAACGCTCGAGTACCTCGAACTCACGGGCCGCGACGAGCAGCACATCGGACTCGTTCGCGAATATCTCGACGCACAGGGACTGTTTGGTGAACAGAATCCCGAGTACACCGAGGCGGTCGAACTCGACCTTTCGACGATCACTCCCAGCCTCGCCGGGCCGAAACGCCCCCAGGATCGCGTCCCGATGGGCGATATGAAGACGCACTTCCGGGGACTGGTCCACGGCGAATTCGAGGACGAACTCGACGATATCGACGAAGATGCGATCACACGATGGATCAGCGAGAGCAGCGGTTCCGACGACGACCGACCCGACCCCGATCTTCCGGAACCGGACGTCGGCGATCTCACCGATCGAGTCGAAGTCAACGTGAACGGCGAGAAAACCGAAATCGGGCACGGCAGTGTTGTCGTCAGCGCCATCACCAGTTGTACGAACACGTCGAATCCGTCGGTGATGCTCGCGGCGGGGCTACTCGCCCGCAACGCTGTTGAGTGCGGGCTCGACGTTCCGGCGTACGTCAAAACGAGTCTTGCACCGGGCAGTCGAGTCGTCACCGAATACCTCGAAGCCTCCGGACTACTTCCCTATCTGGAAGACCTCGGCTACAATGTTGTCGGCTACGGCTGTACGACCTGCATCGGAAACGCTGGACCGCTTCCCGAGCCGATCGAACGCGCGATCGACGCCGAGGACCTCTGGACGACGAGTGTCCTCTCTGGCAACCGAAACTTCGAGGCACGTATCCACCCAAAGATCCGGGCGAACTACCTCGCCAGTCCGCCGCTCGTGGTCGCCTACGGTCTCGCTGGGCGCATGGATATCGATCTCGAACACGATCCACTCGGCACTGACGATGACGGCAATCCGGTCTATCTCTCTGATATCTGGCCCGACACCGACGAGATCCACGCGGCAGTCCACGACAGTGTCGATTCCTCGATGTTCAAAGAGAAGTACGCCGAAGTGTTCGAAGGTGACGAGCGCTGGGAATCGCTCGATGCGCCGACTGGCGACGTCTACGAGTGGGACGACTCTTCGACGTACATCCGCGAACCGCCGTTCTTCAGGGATTTCCCCCTAGAGAAGCCGGGCGTCGAAGATATCGACGGCGCTCGCACGCTGATGCTGCTCGGTGATACGGTCACGACCGACCACATCAGCCCGGCCGGACCGTTCAGCCGTGAGCAACCGGCCGGTGAGTGGCTCGCCGACCACGGCGTCGAACCCCACGAGTTCAACACCTACGGCGCCCGGCGCGGGAACCACGAGGTAATGATGCGCGGCACCTTCGCCAACGTCCGCATCGAGAACGAGATGCTCGACGATGTGGAGGGTGGCTACACGATCCATCACCCAACCGGCGACCAGACGACGGTCTTCGAAACCAGCCGTCGCTATCGCGAAAACGACACGCCGCTGGTCGTGTTTGCGGGTGAAGAACTTGGAACAGGGTCGAGTCGTGACTGGGCGGCAAAGGGAACGGATTTGCTGGGTGTCCGTGCGACGATCGCCGAGAGCTACGAGCGCATCTTCCGAGACAACCTCGTCGGTATGGGTGTCTTGCCGCTCCAGTTTGTCGACGGTGACTCGTGGGAGTCGCTCGGCCTCGACGGCTCGGAACGGGTCGCGATTCACGGACTCGACGACGGCCTAGACGTGAACGACGAGCTCACTGTCGTCACGGAACGTGCCGATGGCTCGACCGTCGAATTCCCGGTCACGGCACAGGTTGGGACGCCTGCAGCCGTTCGATACGTCGAAAATGGCGGAATCCTTCATCTGGTGCTCCGTCGATTACTCACCGAATAG
- a CDS encoding nucleic acid-binding protein, translating to MIVAVADTGPLIHLDEIDALDLLSVVDKLLIPQTVYDELKIDTVPAALSTIGYELVEAEVTERTDDLDPGETAALAVASKHSAVLLTDDLAARDAAEDVNVEVHGSIGVIVLAYTRGELTKSKAAELMRALQTETSLFITDAVVERGIALLDEPFE from the coding sequence GTGATTGTTGCGGTCGCTGATACAGGCCCACTTATCCATCTTGACGAAATTGATGCCCTTGACTTGCTCTCGGTAGTCGATAAGCTCCTCATCCCACAAACCGTATACGACGAACTCAAGATAGATACAGTTCCGGCGGCACTCAGTACCATCGGGTACGAACTCGTCGAGGCAGAGGTTACTGAACGCACCGATGATTTAGACCCCGGCGAGACTGCCGCTCTTGCAGTCGCGTCTAAGCACTCAGCTGTCCTTTTGACTGACGACCTCGCTGCAAGAGACGCCGCTGAGGATGTCAATGTCGAGGTGCATGGCTCAATCGGTGTCATTGTTCTCGCATACACTCGTGGGGAACTCACCAAATCGAAAGCAGCCGAGCTGATGCGGGCACTCCAGACAGAGACAAGCCTGTTCATTACTGATGCCGTGGTTGAACGGGGAATCGCACTGCTCGATGAACCATTCGAGTAA
- a CDS encoding ribbon-helix-helix protein, CopG family, with protein sequence MAVDLTERVQEIAEARGIPESEILKQALERGVEDLWIDLVLSRYVNDEIDRETAIELVGRDRVKRAERELQAVEDDVRWGLSA encoded by the coding sequence ATGGCTGTGGATCTCACTGAACGGGTGCAAGAAATCGCGGAAGCGCGAGGCATCCCCGAGTCGGAGATCCTCAAACAGGCGCTGGAACGCGGTGTCGAAGACCTCTGGATAGACCTCGTCCTCTCGCGGTACGTGAACGACGAGATCGATCGAGAAACGGCGATCGAACTCGTTGGACGTGACCGCGTCAAGCGTGCGGAACGCGAACTGCAGGCAGTCGAAGACGATGTTCGGTGGGGACTAAGTGCGTGA
- a CDS encoding RNA-guided endonuclease InsQ/TnpB family protein, with amino-acid sequence MLETTRTYRAKIVNHSQVSDDLDDCGFSASKLWNVARYYSQGRWDDDGEIPDDGELKSELKEHERYRDLHSQSSQRVLEELAESFTSWYKARQRGDEDANPPGYRKRGDNHPRSTVTWKQNGIRHDNKHNKLRLSKGFNLKQYRSDFILCEYKTRPDVAVDSLQQVRAVWNGDRWELHLVCNVEVPTEDAPGDNTAGIDLGICQYASLAYDDGATTLYPGNVLKQDKHYFTRDEYDTEGENGPSRRALRARQKLSRRKDHFLHSLASHFVEQFIKHEVGRVAIGKLTGIREDENGESQNWGRSDNKKLHGWEFDRFTTLLEYKAEEHGILVDRVSERDTSKTCSCCGRKRDANRVERGLYVCNSCGVTMNADVNGAVNIRRKITQNPPTEDMSNGRLARPAVRLFNQTSGSFHPREQARCEP; translated from the coding sequence ATGCTGGAGACAACCCGCACCTATCGAGCGAAAATCGTCAACCACTCTCAGGTGAGTGACGACCTCGATGACTGCGGATTCTCCGCGTCGAAACTGTGGAACGTCGCCCGATACTACTCTCAAGGCCGATGGGATGACGACGGGGAAATCCCCGACGATGGCGAACTCAAATCCGAACTCAAGGAACACGAACGATACAGGGACTTACATTCTCAATCCAGTCAGCGAGTTCTTGAAGAGCTTGCTGAGTCGTTCACCAGTTGGTACAAAGCACGCCAACGCGGAGACGAGGACGCCAACCCACCCGGCTACCGAAAACGAGGCGACAATCACCCACGCTCTACCGTGACGTGGAAGCAGAACGGCATCCGTCACGATAACAAACACAACAAACTCCGCCTCTCCAAAGGCTTCAACCTCAAACAGTACCGCTCAGATTTCATCCTCTGTGAATACAAAACACGTCCAGACGTGGCAGTGGACAGTCTCCAACAGGTTCGGGCTGTGTGGAACGGAGACCGTTGGGAACTCCACCTCGTCTGCAACGTCGAGGTTCCAACCGAGGATGCACCCGGAGACAACACCGCAGGAATAGACCTTGGAATCTGCCAGTACGCTTCACTCGCGTATGATGATGGTGCTACTACGTTGTATCCGGGGAACGTGCTGAAGCAGGACAAGCACTACTTTACTCGTGATGAGTACGACACAGAGGGGGAAAATGGCCCGTCACGCCGTGCATTACGCGCTCGTCAGAAGTTGTCTCGGAGGAAAGACCATTTCCTGCATTCGTTAGCGAGTCACTTTGTTGAGCAGTTCATCAAACACGAAGTCGGTCGTGTTGCGATTGGCAAACTCACCGGAATTCGTGAAGACGAGAACGGCGAGTCACAGAACTGGGGTCGGAGTGACAACAAGAAACTCCACGGGTGGGAGTTCGACCGTTTCACCACCTTGCTTGAATACAAAGCCGAAGAACACGGCATCCTCGTTGACCGAGTTTCAGAGCGAGACACATCGAAGACGTGTTCGTGTTGTGGTCGGAAGCGAGACGCGAATCGTGTGGAGCGTGGGTTGTACGTCTGTAACTCGTGTGGTGTCACGATGAACGCGGACGTGAATGGGGCGGTGAATATTCGCAGAAAGATAACTCAGAATCCTCCTACGGAGGATATGAGTAACGGTCGTTTGGCACGGCCAGCAGTTCGCTTGTTCAACCAAACCTCTGGGTCGTTCCACCCGAGGGAACAGGCGCGCTGCGAACCTTAA
- a CDS encoding thioredoxin family protein, with translation MTEVILFTQETCGACATQREKNDGLEDKYPDVEFREVDIQKDLETAEEYGVRKTPTTLVYANGEQTAEFIGIVDREDLESAIESASQKSSGFAQRLVDVVRG, from the coding sequence GTGACCGAAGTCATCCTCTTCACCCAAGAGACGTGCGGAGCATGCGCAACACAACGGGAGAAAAACGACGGCCTCGAGGACAAGTATCCGGACGTGGAGTTCCGGGAGGTCGACATCCAGAAAGATCTGGAAACGGCCGAGGAGTACGGCGTCCGGAAGACGCCGACGACACTCGTCTACGCGAACGGTGAACAGACCGCCGAATTCATTGGTATCGTCGACCGGGAGGACCTGGAGTCGGCTATCGAGAGCGCGAGCCAGAAGTCATCTGGATTCGCCCAGCGCCTCGTCGATGTCGTGCGTGGATAA
- a CDS encoding SHOCT domain-containing protein, with translation MASSNQLDTTTIVLLILGAIILLPLLTMGMGFGGMMGYGGMMGQYGGTGGWWPLVGMLVPLIFLLILLGGGYLVLRRANESQTSRDPAMEELRTAYARGDLTDEEFESRRERLERSE, from the coding sequence ATGGCTTCATCGAACCAACTCGACACCACGACAATCGTTCTCCTGATACTCGGAGCGATCATCTTGCTTCCGTTGCTCACAATGGGGATGGGATTCGGCGGGATGATGGGGTACGGTGGGATGATGGGGCAGTATGGCGGTACTGGTGGATGGTGGCCGCTCGTTGGGATGCTCGTCCCGCTCATCTTCCTCCTTATCCTCCTCGGCGGTGGCTACCTCGTCCTCCGGCGCGCGAACGAAAGCCAGACGTCTCGAGATCCCGCGATGGAGGAACTCCGCACGGCGTACGCTCGCGGCGACCTCACCGACGAAGAGTTCGAATCCCGCCGCGAGAGACTCGAACGATCGGAGTGA
- a CDS encoding SHOCT domain-containing protein, protein MSVLRERYARGELSDDEFDRRQKQLERTG, encoded by the coding sequence GTGTCGGTTCTCCGCGAGCGCTACGCCCGCGGGGAACTCTCAGATGACGAATTCGATCGACGGCAAAAACAGCTCGAACGCACCGGATGA
- a CDS encoding plastocyanin/azurin family copper-binding protein — protein sequence MTNYNRRQFLGVLGAGAVASTGLSQPASAQETPVVKMGNNYFDPIGLHVEPGTTVRFEIAAGAHSATAYENRIPSDASVFDSGTISSGEFEYTFEEPGTYDYYCIPHKSVGMVGRIVIGSPGGPAEDSPIPDGDVPESDAIVEQGAIAYGSSTGGDGNSDGGMMGPGRGSGPGMMNGRNGGWFGGLPFVGGALGMLGLVGGLLYWATGRGDAPPESDDSAMETLQRGYARGEIDKAEFQRRREQLMKNQEN from the coding sequence ATGACGAACTATAATCGACGTCAGTTCCTGGGAGTGCTCGGTGCCGGCGCAGTCGCCAGTACAGGCCTCTCTCAGCCAGCCAGCGCACAGGAGACGCCCGTCGTGAAGATGGGCAACAACTATTTCGATCCGATTGGGCTCCACGTTGAACCCGGCACGACCGTCCGCTTCGAGATAGCAGCCGGTGCACACTCGGCAACGGCCTACGAGAACCGGATTCCATCCGACGCCAGCGTATTCGATAGTGGGACTATCTCGTCGGGAGAGTTCGAGTACACGTTCGAAGAACCGGGTACGTACGACTACTACTGCATTCCGCACAAGTCGGTCGGGATGGTCGGTCGTATCGTCATCGGCAGCCCTGGCGGTCCAGCCGAAGACAGTCCGATTCCGGACGGTGACGTGCCCGAGAGCGACGCGATCGTCGAACAGGGCGCAATAGCGTATGGATCTAGCACCGGAGGTGACGGGAACTCCGATGGCGGAATGATGGGTCCAGGGAGGGGGTCTGGCCCGGGGATGATGAACGGCCGGAACGGTGGATGGTTCGGTGGGCTGCCGTTCGTCGGCGGGGCACTCGGAATGCTGGGGCTGGTCGGCGGACTCCTCTACTGGGCAACAGGTCGAGGTGACGCACCTCCGGAGAGCGACGACTCCGCGATGGAAACTCTCCAACGCGGATACGCACGAGGCGAGATCGACAAAGCGGAGTTCCAGCGACGCCGTGAGCAATTGATGAAGAATCAAGAGAACTGA
- a CDS encoding RNA polymerase subunit sigma-70 → MYEVCSEKELKVILALEPSDSISGVARKIDENRETIRRVVNRLEEAGYVAYDDGLHLVDQTLRDVSLEFLIAAADTSPPSISEAYILPQFASMDYAFTAIDAVYVWTRGGYQVARDPEDYPLFIAIHETDLDAWAAFFDRFGIPTVEERQPTDGFDGAIQVVLKLRTQIEVEVVGGRPVIPLEETVAFANEHYAHFQSALDMLGRMYDDVDTDAAYRPN, encoded by the coding sequence ATGTACGAAGTGTGTAGTGAAAAGGAACTCAAGGTCATCCTCGCGCTCGAACCGAGTGATTCCATATCCGGCGTCGCGCGGAAGATCGACGAGAACCGAGAGACGATCCGCCGCGTCGTAAATCGCCTCGAGGAAGCGGGATACGTTGCGTACGACGATGGGCTCCATCTCGTCGACCAGACGCTCCGAGATGTCAGTCTCGAGTTCCTAATCGCAGCAGCAGACACCTCGCCGCCATCGATTTCGGAGGCGTACATCCTCCCACAATTCGCCAGCATGGACTACGCCTTCACCGCCATCGATGCAGTCTATGTCTGGACTCGCGGTGGCTACCAAGTCGCTCGCGACCCAGAGGACTATCCGCTGTTCATCGCAATCCACGAGACCGATCTTGACGCCTGGGCGGCGTTCTTCGATCGGTTCGGAATCCCGACTGTGGAGGAACGCCAACCCACCGACGGCTTCGATGGTGCGATACAGGTCGTCCTCAAGCTGCGAACACAAATCGAAGTTGAGGTGGTCGGCGGACGGCCCGTCATCCCGCTCGAAGAAACCGTAGCGTTTGCAAACGAGCACTACGCGCATTTCCAGTCGGCACTCGACATGCTCGGTCGGATGTACGACGACGTCGACACTGACGCGGCCTACCGTCCGAATTGA
- a CDS encoding DUF302 domain-containing protein, producing the protein MEYTIQTSVTGEFDDVVDTTIAALEDEGFGVLCDIDIQATLKEKIGEEYRQYRILGACNPPLAYEGLTEEIELGALLPCNVIVYETDDGDIVVSAVDPKQLVGIADNDALDSIATEVNERFERVLSAVTDEQEFTSEA; encoded by the coding sequence ATGGAATACACAATACAGACTTCAGTCACCGGCGAGTTCGACGACGTCGTCGACACGACAATCGCAGCGCTCGAAGACGAAGGATTCGGCGTTCTCTGTGACATCGACATCCAGGCGACGCTCAAGGAGAAGATCGGCGAAGAATACCGCCAGTATCGCATTCTCGGTGCATGCAATCCCCCGCTGGCATACGAGGGACTGACCGAAGAAATCGAACTCGGCGCACTCCTTCCGTGTAACGTCATCGTCTACGAAACCGATGACGGCGATATTGTTGTGAGTGCCGTTGATCCAAAGCAATTGGTCGGTATCGCGGACAACGATGCGCTCGACTCCATCGCGACCGAGGTCAACGAGCGTTTCGAGCGTGTTCTCTCGGCCGTCACCGACGAACAAGAGTTCACGTCGGAGGCCTGA